A window of Pseudomonadota bacterium contains these coding sequences:
- a CDS encoding YkgJ family cysteine cluster protein has protein sequence MAKSKKSQGKEFPEGMVPLADAKFRFACHSAVSCFTRCCRKLELFLYPYDVLRLKTRLGISSEDFLNRYAGVVQGGNPCFPSVIMVMSADEEKTCPFLNDEGCSVYPDRPSACRTYPLERAVDRDTSGGRPEEFYFMTDHDYCKGHQEEREWTVKSWVRDQSLQYFNQMDDLWAELDTIFADSRTWRGEGAGGPLQLLAFMACYNVDRFRQYVNDHQLLEQYRLDKTRKKLIEKDDEALLKFGFDWLKLILAGLPTLQRK, from the coding sequence AAGAATTTCCGGAAGGCATGGTGCCTCTGGCCGATGCGAAGTTCCGTTTCGCCTGTCATTCGGCGGTGAGCTGTTTCACCCGCTGCTGCCGGAAACTGGAACTCTTTTTGTATCCCTACGACGTCCTCCGCCTGAAAACCCGGCTCGGGATCAGTTCCGAGGATTTCCTGAACCGGTATGCCGGGGTGGTGCAGGGGGGCAACCCCTGTTTCCCGTCGGTGATCATGGTCATGTCGGCCGACGAGGAGAAAACCTGCCCGTTTTTAAATGATGAGGGGTGCTCCGTCTATCCCGATCGCCCTTCGGCCTGCCGGACCTATCCCCTGGAAAGAGCGGTGGACCGCGACACCTCGGGAGGGAGGCCGGAGGAATTTTATTTCATGACCGACCACGACTACTGCAAGGGCCACCAGGAGGAGCGGGAATGGACGGTGAAATCGTGGGTGCGGGACCAGAGCCTGCAATACTTCAACCAGATGGATGATCTCTGGGCCGAACTCGACACCATTTTTGCCGACAGCAGGACCTGGCGCGGCGAGGGTGCGGGCGGGCCGCTCCAGCTTCTGGCCTTCATGGCCTGTTACAACGTCGACCGCTTCCGGCAGTATGTGAACGACCACCAGCTTCTCGAGCAATACAGGCTCGATAAGACCCGGAAAAAACTGATCGAAAAAGATGACGAGGCATTGCTGAAATTCGGCTTCGACTGGCTGAAACTCATCCTCGCCGGCCTGCCGACCCTGCAAAGAAAGTAG